The Alteromonas stellipolaris genome includes a region encoding these proteins:
- a CDS encoding Ig-like domain-containing protein, with translation MNKLNLVVLCIATVASSLPSYAVELNEKCVVNILNRTIQVDQDGYWALPNVPSNMGRIRARATCQLDDGRTVSGQSDYFAVVQNSVVQVGDIQFENVAPIPSDLNFSASTPISLDTIDQTFQLTITASYSDDSVQDVTSEISGINYGSTNPAIASVTANGLVTAHANGIALISARKDGVLVSRAVNISTSGDADGDGLPDDYETENGLNPADPVDAFEDKDGDGLTALEEYSAGTDINNADSDNDGISDKEELEAGEDGFITNPLLADSDGDGIRDGLEIFIGSDPNDENSGDLSNAVNFITVSPAAIFLTYNAIDGEASGQLRVTGHMLDGSEIDLTEQGSGTTYTSADLTIASFGLEDGEVFAGQEGTTEIIVSNNGSEFTVAVEVDEFEPVAVSAISIPGYANNVDVQGDIAYVAAGGSGLQIVNVADRTNPSIISAIDTSGTAIDVKVRGEYVYIADGSGGLIVVNVSDELAPTVVQEISTSGFAKDLSLHDDYIYIASDIGLEIFSIADPNNVIPVGENDALSKAKGVATDGDLLALINDNALAVFDITDRTAPLRITSSNIGNLKSIDFDNGYIYVAAYSTGWRSYKLNQPSASEPDAEVSLQQVAGNRDFVPRDVAVADGFTFFAEQLFPNVVAFVNTRDAENPFFQSTINLSSLGDYAGTGIAVDSAYAYITEERYIVSSDYKATGTTKLFIAQYRMLNDANGIAPEVNLLGPTDRSVVVAGSRINLSATANDDVAVRAVEFWVNGNKVAEDSTYPYQVPYTVVSDERVLTIVAKVFDYGSNSAESSPHLVEVQPDGDNDGLGDNEEVDVWHTDPNDADSDNDGVLDGEEIARGIDPNNVDSDSDGLNDGEELLNGTDPRNPDTEAPFVTATSPENGVTDQAENTPVEVVFNEPLLAKSVKSGALSILEDGLLEVPGSLRLTNGGTTLSFTASDLLKDYTNYTVVVAGVKDIAGNPIVEDYQFSFETGNTVDTDRPTVISVTPTANSTGVPVNASITVVLSERIDPLTIDENALYVVDRTTGLRIDGVTTLLDDNQSLTFAPNVAFLVGRQHQIVLTSQIKDLFGNTLYNTNYYFTTSFDTDATGPQIIATSVLDEQSDVPINARIRVRFDEAVNSLTLDNTKLLLNGNEVAVDTAISDNNTVVSLTPRLMLEPNTSYELFVDLVTDLSGNFLQQSKTIGFTTTSETDTASESITGTSPKSNDRETPLNAILDFSISGRLDPTTVTGNEVYLLDYDGTRARVSAEVSLSNDGQRISLIRSGLC, from the coding sequence ATGAACAAGTTGAATCTGGTAGTTTTGTGTATAGCGACAGTTGCTTCGAGTCTACCCTCTTATGCAGTAGAGCTAAATGAAAAGTGTGTGGTGAATATTTTAAATCGCACTATTCAAGTTGACCAAGACGGCTATTGGGCTTTACCTAATGTGCCCTCCAATATGGGTAGGATAAGAGCCCGAGCTACATGCCAATTAGATGACGGCAGAACTGTATCAGGACAGAGTGATTACTTTGCTGTTGTTCAAAACAGCGTAGTTCAAGTAGGTGATATCCAGTTCGAAAACGTTGCCCCTATCCCTTCAGATTTAAATTTTTCTGCATCAACGCCAATTTCTCTAGATACTATCGATCAGACCTTCCAATTAACAATCACAGCATCTTACAGTGATGATAGTGTTCAGGACGTCACTTCTGAAATTTCAGGCATTAATTACGGTTCAACTAACCCTGCTATCGCTTCCGTAACAGCTAATGGCCTAGTGACGGCGCACGCGAATGGCATTGCACTAATAAGTGCTCGGAAAGATGGTGTGTTGGTAAGCCGTGCAGTGAATATTTCAACGAGTGGAGATGCTGACGGTGATGGTCTCCCCGATGATTACGAAACTGAAAACGGTTTAAACCCAGCTGATCCCGTGGATGCTTTTGAAGATAAAGACGGTGATGGCCTAACAGCCTTGGAAGAGTACTCTGCGGGAACAGATATTAACAATGCTGATAGTGACAATGACGGCATTTCTGACAAGGAAGAACTAGAGGCCGGTGAAGATGGTTTCATTACTAACCCGTTATTAGCCGATAGCGACGGTGACGGTATTCGAGATGGTTTAGAAATATTTATTGGCTCTGATCCAAATGACGAAAACAGTGGTGACCTCTCTAATGCGGTCAACTTTATAACCGTTTCTCCTGCTGCTATTTTCTTAACTTATAACGCTATTGATGGTGAAGCGAGTGGGCAACTTCGTGTCACAGGGCACATGCTAGACGGTAGCGAAATTGATTTGACCGAACAGGGAAGTGGTACTACCTATACTAGTGCCGACCTAACTATAGCGAGCTTTGGCCTAGAAGACGGCGAAGTTTTTGCTGGTCAAGAAGGTACAACTGAAATTATTGTCTCTAACAACGGCTCAGAATTTACTGTGGCAGTAGAAGTTGATGAGTTTGAGCCAGTTGCGGTGTCAGCAATCTCTATTCCAGGCTATGCAAACAATGTTGATGTTCAAGGTGATATTGCCTATGTTGCAGCGGGAGGAAGTGGCTTGCAAATCGTCAACGTTGCTGACAGAACCAATCCCTCAATCATTTCGGCAATTGACACTAGTGGAACCGCAATTGATGTTAAAGTGCGTGGGGAATATGTTTATATTGCCGATGGTAGCGGTGGCTTAATTGTAGTAAACGTGTCTGATGAACTTGCCCCTACTGTAGTTCAGGAAATAAGCACTTCTGGGTTCGCAAAAGATCTAAGCTTGCATGATGATTATATATATATTGCGAGTGATATTGGTCTAGAAATTTTTAGTATCGCAGATCCTAATAATGTAATCCCTGTTGGGGAAAATGATGCTTTATCGAAAGCTAAAGGTGTCGCCACTGATGGAGACTTGCTAGCCCTAATTAACGATAACGCACTTGCAGTATTTGATATTACAGATCGCACAGCACCGCTAAGAATTACCTCTTCAAATATCGGTAACTTAAAAAGTATAGATTTCGATAATGGCTATATATACGTAGCTGCTTATAGCACAGGGTGGAGATCATATAAACTGAATCAGCCATCTGCAAGTGAACCAGACGCGGAAGTGTCGTTACAGCAGGTGGCAGGGAATCGTGACTTTGTGCCCCGAGATGTTGCTGTTGCAGATGGTTTTACCTTTTTTGCTGAGCAACTATTCCCTAATGTTGTTGCATTTGTAAATACTCGAGACGCAGAAAATCCATTCTTTCAAAGCACAATTAATCTTTCTTCATTAGGTGATTACGCCGGTACTGGAATAGCGGTCGACAGCGCCTATGCTTACATAACGGAAGAACGTTACATCGTAAGTTCAGACTATAAGGCAACAGGTACAACTAAGTTATTTATTGCCCAATACCGTATGCTAAACGATGCAAATGGCATTGCTCCAGAGGTCAATTTGTTAGGGCCGACAGATCGCTCAGTTGTTGTAGCAGGAAGTAGAATTAATTTATCTGCGACAGCGAATGATGATGTTGCAGTGCGAGCAGTTGAATTTTGGGTTAACGGTAATAAAGTTGCGGAAGACTCAACTTATCCTTATCAAGTTCCCTATACGGTTGTCTCTGATGAACGTGTGCTCACTATAGTTGCTAAAGTGTTTGACTATGGAAGTAACTCAGCTGAAAGCTCTCCTCATCTCGTAGAGGTTCAGCCTGATGGCGACAACGATGGTTTAGGTGACAACGAAGAAGTTGATGTCTGGCATACAGATCCTAATGATGCAGATAGCGATAACGATGGTGTATTAGATGGAGAGGAAATTGCTAGGGGTATTGACCCAAATAACGTTGATTCTGATAGCGATGGATTAAACGATGGTGAAGAATTACTTAATGGTACCGATCCCAGAAATCCAGACACAGAGGCACCATTTGTTACCGCGACTTCACCCGAGAATGGTGTAACGGATCAGGCAGAAAATACGCCAGTAGAAGTTGTATTCAATGAGCCTTTACTTGCCAAATCTGTGAAAAGTGGTGCGTTAAGTATATTAGAAGATGGTTTGCTGGAAGTGCCTGGTTCATTGAGGTTAACGAATGGCGGTACAACACTGTCATTTACTGCGAGTGACCTGCTAAAAGACTATACGAATTACACTGTTGTAGTTGCTGGTGTTAAAGATATTGCTGGCAATCCAATTGTTGAAGATTATCAGTTTAGCTTTGAAACAGGGAATACGGTTGATACTGATCGCCCCACAGTCATTTCAGTAACACCCACAGCAAATAGCACTGGTGTGCCAGTAAATGCGTCTATAACAGTGGTTTTAAGCGAGCGAATAGATCCACTAACAATTGATGAAAATGCACTTTATGTGGTGGATAGAACAACAGGGCTTCGCATAGATGGCGTGACAACGCTTTTAGATGACAATCAATCGCTCACCTTTGCGCCTAACGTTGCCTTTTTGGTTGGGCGGCAACATCAAATAGTGTTAACGAGTCAGATTAAAGACCTCTTCGGTAACACACTCTACAATACCAATTACTATTTCACCACAAGCTTTGATACTGACGCTACTGGGCCCCAAATAATAGCGACAAGTGTTTTGGACGAGCAGTCAGATGTACCGATAAATGCACGCATTCGCGTGCGCTTCGATGAAGCAGTAAATAGCCTTACGCTAGATAACACTAAGTTACTACTCAATGGTAATGAAGTTGCTGTTGATACAGCAATTAGCGACAATAATACCGTTGTGAGTTTAACGCCTAGGTTGATGCTGGAACCCAATACGAGTTATGAATTATTTGTCGATTTAGTAACAGATTTAAGCGGAAATTTCTTACAACAGTCTAAGACGATTGGTTTTACTACTACCTCTGAGACAGATACAGCTTCAGAGTCAATCACAGGGACTTCTCCCAAAAGCAACGATCGTGAAACTCCACTCAATGCGATTCTTGATTTTTCTATTAGCGGGCGACTTGATCCTACAACGGTAACAGGAAATGAAGTTTATCTGCTTGATTACGACGGCACCCGCGCACGTGTCAGTGCAGAGGTTAGTCTCAGCAATGATGGACAACGAATAAGTCTGATCCGAAGCGGATTATGTTAA
- a CDS encoding carboxypeptidase regulatory-like domain-containing protein — protein MPGLKITEILHSLLFVLLMSLFCSFGANAEVLIDDLSLLSPEQVVVQYNGGRYDRRTGQMQYVATYTNVSGEELKGPFYLEIADISSTRVTVVNPSDTTSAGNAVFVSDTDTLEDGLTIEFSVIFSGRDRISYSSNAYNEKTIVLIDSDNDGVYDHEDECPNTPSGTLVAANGCMPLNTEPTVTIDSPVTLSTFGHSPVLVTGTVSEDVTTLTLNGIALTPASGQFEAQVALTEGHNVIVARTVDTNNNVETASITVSLDLTPPYVTLESHEDGDVVYTDKITVTGLVNDIVRGTVESTQANVKANGQVGEVSNRSYVVKDVPLEVGDNVIEVSASDQVGNTDKISFNIEYKLPIGKKIELNSGQDQSAPIGDLLSEPLSVKVSDDSGNPLANEAVIFRVTQGAGLVAYGDSNEGRAVVVDTDAEGIASTKFGIGARVGKANHKVSAKVVGFDGAVSFVASGLAKIGDKISVNSGNNQRGIIGQPLPSPFVVAVTDIGSNVVSGARVKFEVLVGGGVLQNGKGTYETTTDSDGRASAILTLGQLHGLDAQRVNVTLIDAPEGETLTAGFLASGFEAADPADTTISGVVLSNQDEPLEGVTVRVDGTTRESKTDGQGRFEIDSVPVGPVHLIADGSTVKGTGEYPALSYRIVTIAGVENPLSSPIYMVKLNLDNAVYAGKEDVSLTLEKFPGFKLDIAKDSVTFPDGSREGFVSVTPVNAAAVPMAPPNGMQPQFIVTIQPTGTQFYPPAKLTLPNVDGHSPGAQVEMYSFDHDLEEFVAIGLGTVTEDGSLVESNPGVGVVKAGWHCGSQPGGSGCCENKKKTCDYCSNKVGSCPGTCEFVPDRIAEVQTPGNCQKEYCGPSKEDNSDIPTNDVVGDCKKPGCEAGSATEIADPNDIKEEDKECKECSGLELTSKLDGTAVSGEICQECQGGAVKNKPNGTEIEGEVCKECSSGKVANVEDGVAPEASNLCKVCKGGKLINKVDPENFKPISDGPNLSLDLDRAKPLTSAIEAGLKKMGINASASLGASVSYKAGPCCNPSDGILVEEAVTEAKGNLSLDVKAEGRIPGLSRGFSEVGFDVGGFTGSVDFGIGVKASIALKFNGEFGQRYESCVNDGEDCAFGQLSVNFSPALSPFAEAIVCLAYDVFGVSIDGCAGVDGIISLTSGVSYSKSMNVGSCTIGSSGGGKIDDVAVTGEIKIILGSDDFGVSMGKVILLNGFDI, from the coding sequence ATGCCCGGGCTAAAAATTACAGAAATACTCCATTCTCTTTTATTCGTACTTCTGATGTCACTATTTTGCTCTTTTGGAGCGAATGCAGAGGTGTTAATTGATGATTTATCGTTACTTAGCCCGGAGCAGGTCGTAGTTCAATATAACGGAGGGCGATACGATCGCAGAACTGGCCAAATGCAATACGTTGCGACTTATACCAATGTGAGTGGTGAGGAATTGAAAGGGCCATTTTACCTCGAGATTGCAGATATTAGTAGCACAAGGGTTACGGTTGTAAATCCATCCGACACTACCAGCGCAGGGAATGCTGTTTTCGTAAGTGATACCGACACCTTAGAAGATGGTTTGACAATTGAATTTTCAGTCATATTTAGTGGTCGCGACCGTATTTCATATTCCTCTAATGCTTACAATGAAAAAACGATAGTCTTGATTGATAGCGATAACGATGGCGTTTACGACCATGAAGATGAATGCCCAAATACGCCGTCGGGAACCTTAGTTGCTGCGAATGGTTGTATGCCATTGAACACCGAGCCAACTGTAACCATTGATTCTCCGGTCACATTAAGCACTTTTGGACATTCTCCAGTTTTAGTAACCGGTACTGTGTCAGAAGATGTTACAACACTCACGTTAAACGGTATAGCTCTTACACCTGCCTCAGGCCAGTTTGAAGCTCAAGTTGCGTTAACTGAAGGCCACAATGTAATTGTTGCAAGAACTGTCGACACCAATAATAACGTAGAGACAGCATCGATTACAGTATCGTTAGACCTAACACCGCCCTACGTCACCCTTGAGTCACACGAAGATGGCGACGTGGTATATACAGACAAAATAACGGTAACGGGTCTTGTTAACGACATTGTAAGAGGCACTGTTGAATCTACTCAAGCTAATGTAAAAGCTAACGGCCAAGTTGGCGAAGTATCGAATCGTAGTTATGTCGTGAAAGATGTTCCGTTGGAGGTGGGCGATAACGTCATCGAAGTCTCAGCCTCCGACCAAGTAGGTAATACAGACAAGATTAGCTTTAATATTGAATACAAGTTACCGATAGGCAAAAAAATTGAATTAAATAGTGGGCAAGATCAGTCAGCACCGATTGGCGATCTTTTATCCGAGCCTCTTTCAGTTAAAGTATCAGATGATAGCGGCAATCCACTAGCGAATGAAGCAGTTATTTTCAGGGTAACCCAAGGTGCTGGTTTAGTGGCCTATGGTGATTCGAATGAAGGTAGAGCTGTTGTGGTTGATACTGACGCAGAAGGTATCGCGTCAACGAAGTTTGGTATTGGTGCTCGAGTTGGAAAAGCGAATCATAAAGTGTCGGCAAAAGTTGTTGGCTTTGATGGAGCTGTATCTTTTGTTGCGTCAGGCTTGGCTAAAATCGGTGACAAAATAAGCGTGAATTCAGGCAACAATCAACGCGGTATAATTGGGCAGCCTTTACCATCTCCATTTGTAGTGGCGGTTACTGATATTGGTTCAAATGTAGTGTCGGGGGCGAGAGTAAAGTTTGAAGTCCTTGTAGGTGGTGGCGTTTTACAAAATGGAAAAGGTACTTACGAAACCACAACAGATAGTGACGGTCGAGCAAGTGCAATTCTTACATTAGGTCAGTTGCACGGTTTGGATGCGCAACGAGTTAACGTAACGCTGATTGATGCGCCCGAAGGCGAAACATTAACGGCTGGATTTTTAGCAAGTGGTTTTGAAGCAGCGGATCCCGCAGATACGACGATTTCTGGGGTAGTGCTTAGCAATCAAGATGAGCCCTTAGAAGGTGTTACTGTCAGAGTAGATGGCACGACACGTGAATCGAAAACAGATGGTCAAGGTCGATTCGAAATTGATTCGGTACCTGTCGGTCCGGTTCATTTGATTGCAGATGGCTCGACGGTGAAAGGAACCGGAGAATATCCGGCTTTAAGTTACCGGATAGTGACGATCGCCGGGGTCGAAAACCCTTTATCTTCGCCAATTTATATGGTCAAACTTAATTTAGATAATGCAGTTTATGCGGGTAAAGAAGACGTTTCGCTTACTTTAGAAAAATTCCCAGGTTTTAAACTCGACATTGCCAAAGATTCTGTAACCTTTCCAGATGGCTCACGTGAAGGCTTCGTTTCCGTTACGCCAGTAAATGCCGCAGCAGTACCTATGGCGCCACCAAATGGAATGCAACCACAATTTATTGTGACCATACAGCCTACAGGTACACAATTTTATCCTCCAGCTAAACTAACATTGCCAAACGTTGATGGACATAGCCCCGGTGCTCAGGTGGAGATGTATTCATTCGACCATGATTTGGAAGAGTTCGTTGCGATAGGCTTGGGCACAGTAACGGAAGATGGGTCTTTAGTGGAGTCTAATCCAGGAGTTGGTGTTGTAAAAGCAGGTTGGCATTGTGGTTCTCAACCAGGCGGTTCTGGATGCTGTGAAAATAAGAAAAAGACGTGTGATTATTGCTCTAATAAAGTTGGTAGCTGCCCTGGAACTTGTGAGTTTGTGCCGGATCGTATAGCTGAGGTACAAACGCCAGGAAACTGCCAGAAAGAATATTGTGGTCCATCGAAAGAGGACAATAGCGATATACCGACAAATGATGTGGTAGGTGACTGTAAAAAACCTGGTTGTGAAGCTGGGTCTGCAACAGAAATTGCAGACCCAAATGACATTAAAGAAGAGGATAAAGAGTGTAAGGAATGCAGTGGGTTAGAGCTCACAAGTAAACTTGATGGCACTGCAGTATCAGGAGAAATTTGCCAAGAGTGCCAAGGGGGAGCAGTAAAGAACAAGCCAAATGGAACTGAAATTGAGGGCGAAGTTTGTAAAGAATGTTCATCTGGTAAGGTGGCGAATGTAGAAGATGGAGTTGCTCCTGAAGCTTCTAATTTATGCAAGGTTTGTAAAGGGGGTAAACTAATAAATAAGGTCGATCCTGAAAATTTTAAACCTATTTCCGACGGTCCGAATTTGTCTTTAGATTTAGACAGAGCAAAACCTCTTACAAGTGCAATTGAAGCGGGTTTAAAAAAGATGGGGATTAACGCGAGTGCTAGTTTGGGGGCTTCAGTGTCTTATAAAGCAGGGCCTTGCTGTAACCCTTCAGATGGGATACTTGTTGAAGAAGCCGTCACAGAGGCAAAAGGAAACTTAAGCCTCGACGTTAAAGCAGAGGGAAGAATCCCGGGGTTATCTAGAGGCTTTAGTGAAGTTGGCTTCGATGTAGGCGGTTTTACTGGAAGTGTAGATTTTGGTATAGGTGTCAAAGCTTCTATTGCTTTAAAATTTAATGGTGAATTTGGACAACGATATGAATCTTGTGTCAACGATGGAGAGGACTGTGCTTTTGGCCAGTTGTCAGTAAACTTTTCTCCGGCACTATCGCCATTTGCCGAAGCTATTGTATGTTTAGCTTATGATGTTTTTGGTGTGTCAATTGATGGGTGCGCAGGGGTTGACGGTATTATAAGTTTAACGTCAGGCGTCAGTTACTCTAAATCGATGAATGTTGGCAGTTGTACGATTGGATCATCTGGTGGTGGAAAAATTGATGATGTTGCGGTTACTGGAGAGATAAAAATAATATTAGGTAGCGATGATTTTGGCGTCAGTATGGGTAAGGTTATTTTATTAAATGGTTTCGATATATAG
- a CDS encoding PEP-CTERM sorting domain-containing protein has protein sequence MVKLVKKPVFSVLLVIASLNICSGAHAGLLSFNDFFADPSVSVAADGSEAIIREDIDFAVSTISLDPFLGDPDIIIPGLNVFLNFDFSFNEALNENDEFVYALFDSSTLEDLAFAAFTNSKTDSVSLDLSSLVGRTLGLYFGLNSLDSLLNSTANISNLSLITVTSPPPDSQVPEPSTLMASLAALMCFFVTRKRKVPMK, from the coding sequence ATGGTCAAGCTGGTAAAGAAACCGGTTTTCTCGGTACTTTTAGTCATAGCCTCTCTAAATATATGTTCAGGTGCTCACGCAGGGCTACTGAGTTTTAATGATTTCTTCGCCGATCCAAGTGTTTCAGTAGCCGCAGATGGGTCTGAAGCGATAATCCGTGAGGACATTGATTTTGCAGTGTCGACAATCTCCTTAGACCCATTTTTAGGTGACCCTGATATTATCATCCCTGGCTTAAATGTATTTTTGAACTTTGATTTTTCGTTTAACGAGGCATTAAATGAAAATGATGAATTTGTTTATGCATTGTTCGATTCCAGCACATTGGAAGACCTCGCTTTTGCTGCATTTACTAATTCCAAAACTGATTCGGTTAGCCTTGATTTATCTAGCTTAGTCGGAAGAACGTTAGGGCTTTATTTCGGATTAAATTCTTTGGACAGCCTATTAAATTCAACAGCTAACATTTCTAACTTATCACTTATTACCGTTACCTCCCCCCCACCAGACTCTCAGGTTCCAGAACCAAGTACATTGATGGCTTCACTTGCAGCGCTCATGTGTTTTTTCGTAACACGTAAACGCAAAGTGCCCATGAAATAA